Proteins encoded in a region of the Xylocopa sonorina isolate GNS202 chromosome 1, iyXylSono1_principal, whole genome shotgun sequence genome:
- the Dsh gene encoding segment polarity protein dishevelled isoform X4: MEETKIIYHIDDEETPYLVKLTISPERVTLADFKNVLNRPNYKYFFKSMDDDFGVVKEEIVDDDAHLPCFNGRVVSWLVSAEGSNVSDGASQCTDSVAHSEAKHDRVDHVTPGHTTRGPPPLSHDDTLTETESITSSRQGHHLHKSSRYHSDKYEKYNKYNESDDDASSRITSTTGRHTNMSSTVDRATLDRRRPQRRRRHRLPPMSRTSSFSSITDSTMSLNIITVSLNMDTVNFLGISIVGQSNKGGDGGIYVGSIMKGGAVALDGRIEPGDMILQVNDINFENMSNDEAVKVLREVVQKPGPIKLVVAKCWDPNPKGYFTIPRTEPVRPIDPGAWVAHTAAIRGEGFPPRPPSATTLTSTSSSLASTLPDTERPLEELHLTVNTDMPTIVRAMARPDSGLEIRDRMWLKIIIPNAFIGADVVDWLNTHVEGFIDRRDARKYASLMLKAGFIRHTVNKITFSEQCYYIFGDLCSAMSSMKLDCDTVGPLPPPNAWDMPYSGTYAPHSATGYSPMPFNFTSEPTVYGYHREESVHSGSGGSSAGSEHICKEPIHDLKSCSSASESELHIPSVPTMPSKNSGNGNGSNGKRSNGSRSRSSGSEQSVQTGTGSGNQQNQQDLSGSRQSFRIAMGNPCEFFVDVM; this comes from the exons ATGGAAGAGACTAAGATTATATATCACATTGACGACGAAGAAACCCCTTACTTGGTGAAGCTGACCATCTCACCGGAAAGGGTCACTCTTGCCGACTTTAAAAATGTCTTGAATCGGCCGAATTATAAGTATTTCTTCAAATCAATGGACGATGATTTTGG AGTGGTGAAAGAAGAAATTGTAGACGATGACGCTCACCTTCCCTGTTTTAATGGACGGGTTGTCTCTTGG CTGGTATCTGCCGAAGGCAGTAATGTATCGGATGGTGCATCGCAGTGCACAGATTCAGTGGCACACAGTGAGGCGAAACATGATCGTGTTGATCATGTGACGCCTGGTCACACAACTCGTGGTCCACCACCGTTGTCACACGATGACACTTTAACTGAAACTGAAAGTATTACAAGTAGCAGACAGGGGCATCATTTGCACAAAAGTTCAAGATACCATTCAGATAAATacgaaaaatataataaatacaatG AGTCGGACGATGATGCTAGTAGCCGTATAACATCAACTACAGGCAGACATACCAATATGAGTAGTACAGTTGACAGAGCAACTTTGG ATCGGCGTAGACCGCAAAGGAGAAGGCGCCATAGACTGCCACCCATGTCTAGAACATCATCGTTTAGCAGTATCACAGACAGCACAATGTCTTTAAACATAATAAcagtttcattgaatatggaTACTGTTAATTTCCTTGGAATTAGTATTGTTGGTCAAAGTAACAAAGGTGGAGATGGTGGGATCTATGTTGGTTCAATAATGAAAGG GGGAGCAGTTGCTTTAGATGGCCGAATAGAACCTGGTGACATGATTCTTCAAGTAAATGACATTAACTTTGAAAATATGTCTAATGACGAGGCAGTTAAAGTATTACGCGAAGTAGTTCAAAAACCAGG ACCAATCAAATTAGTTGTTGCGAAGTGCTGGGATCCTAATCCAAAAGGTTATTTCACAATACCACGTACAGAACCTGTGCGGCCTATAGATCCCGGTGCCTGGGTAGCGCATACAGCTGCTATAAGGGGCGAAGGTTTTCCTCCGCGCCCGCCCAGTGCCACAACTTTAACATCAACATCGAGCAGTCTTGCGAGCACATTGCCAGACACAGAAC GACCATTAGAAGAGCTTCACCTCACGGTGAATACCGATATGCCAACAATCGTACGAGCGATGGCTCGACCCGATTCAGGGTTGGAAATTCGTGATCGTATGTGGCTTAAGATAATAATACCAAATGCATTCATCGGTGCGGATGTCGTGGATTGGCTTAATACTCACGTAGAAGGATTTATTGATCGACGCGATGCAAGAAAATACGCGTCTCTTATGCTGAAAGCCGGTTTCATTAGGCATACAGTCAATAAGATAACATTTTCTGAACAGTGTTACTATATATTTGGTGACCTGTGTTCAGCTATGAGTAGCATGAAGCTGGATTGCGACACAGTTGGGCCATTACCACCGCCCAATGCCTGGGACATGCCTTATTCAGGAACGTATGCACCTCATTCGGCGACTGGATATAGTCCAATGCCATTTAATTTCACTAGTGAACCAACTGTATACGGTTATCACCGAGAAGAAAGTGTCCATAGCGGTTCAG GCGGCAGTAGCGCAGGTAGTGAGCACATTTGCAAAGAACCTATCCATGATCTGAAGTCTTGTTCTTCAGCGTCTGAATCTGAATTGCATATTCCATCGGTACCAACTATGCCGAGTAAGAATTCTGGCAATGGGAATGGTTCGAACGGGAAGAGGTCTAACGGTAGTCGCAGTCGTTCCAGTGGTTCCGAACAGTCTGTGCAGACAGGAACTGGTTCAGGGAATCAACAAAACCAACAAGACTTATCTGGTAGTAGACAGTCATTTCGCATTGCGATGGGAAATCCTTGTGAATTCTTTGTTGATGTTATGTAG
- the Dsh gene encoding segment polarity protein dishevelled isoform X3 has translation MEETKIIYHIDDEETPYLVKLTISPERVTLADFKNVLNRPNYKYFFKSMDDDFGVVKEEIVDDDAHLPCFNGRVVSWLVSAEGSNVSDGASQCTDSVAHSEAKHDRVDHVTPGHTTRGPPPLSHDDTLTETESITSSRQGHHLHKSSRYHSDKYEKYNKYNGLRINGHSKHRSGHGYETASILSSDLETTTFLESDDDASSRITSTTGRHTNMSSTVDRATLDRRRPQRRRRHRLPPMSRTSSFSSITDSTMSLNIITVSLNMDTVNFLGISIVGQSNKGGDGGIYVGSIMKGGAVALDGRIEPGDMILQVNDINFENMSNDEAVKVLREVVQKPGPIKLVVAKCWDPNPKGYFTIPRTEPVRPIDPGAWVAHTAAIRGEGFPPRPPSATTLTSTSSSLASTLPDTERPLEELHLTVNTDMPTIVRAMARPDSGLEIRDRMWLKIIIPNAFIGADVVDWLNTHVEGFIDRRDARKYASLMLKAGFIRHTVNKITFSEQCYYIFGDLCSAMSSMKLDCDTVGPLPPPNAWDMPYSGTYAPHSATGYSPMPFNFTSEPTVYGYHREESVHSGSGGSSAGSEHICKEPIHDLKSCSSASESELHIPSVPTMPSKNSGNGNGSNGKRSNGSRSRSSGSEQSVQTGTGSGNQQNQQDLSGLSTTMGQLFL, from the exons ATGGAAGAGACTAAGATTATATATCACATTGACGACGAAGAAACCCCTTACTTGGTGAAGCTGACCATCTCACCGGAAAGGGTCACTCTTGCCGACTTTAAAAATGTCTTGAATCGGCCGAATTATAAGTATTTCTTCAAATCAATGGACGATGATTTTGG AGTGGTGAAAGAAGAAATTGTAGACGATGACGCTCACCTTCCCTGTTTTAATGGACGGGTTGTCTCTTGG CTGGTATCTGCCGAAGGCAGTAATGTATCGGATGGTGCATCGCAGTGCACAGATTCAGTGGCACACAGTGAGGCGAAACATGATCGTGTTGATCATGTGACGCCTGGTCACACAACTCGTGGTCCACCACCGTTGTCACACGATGACACTTTAACTGAAACTGAAAGTATTACAAGTAGCAGACAGGGGCATCATTTGCACAAAAGTTCAAGATACCATTCAGATAAATacgaaaaatataataaatacaatG GACTTCGTATTAATGGTCATTCAAAGCACAGATCGGGCCACGGTTATGAGACTGCTTCTATTTTAAGTTCAGATTTAGAGACAACAACATTTTTAGAGTCGGACGATGATGCTAGTAGCCGTATAACATCAACTACAGGCAGACATACCAATATGAGTAGTACAGTTGACAGAGCAACTTTGG ATCGGCGTAGACCGCAAAGGAGAAGGCGCCATAGACTGCCACCCATGTCTAGAACATCATCGTTTAGCAGTATCACAGACAGCACAATGTCTTTAAACATAATAAcagtttcattgaatatggaTACTGTTAATTTCCTTGGAATTAGTATTGTTGGTCAAAGTAACAAAGGTGGAGATGGTGGGATCTATGTTGGTTCAATAATGAAAGG GGGAGCAGTTGCTTTAGATGGCCGAATAGAACCTGGTGACATGATTCTTCAAGTAAATGACATTAACTTTGAAAATATGTCTAATGACGAGGCAGTTAAAGTATTACGCGAAGTAGTTCAAAAACCAGG ACCAATCAAATTAGTTGTTGCGAAGTGCTGGGATCCTAATCCAAAAGGTTATTTCACAATACCACGTACAGAACCTGTGCGGCCTATAGATCCCGGTGCCTGGGTAGCGCATACAGCTGCTATAAGGGGCGAAGGTTTTCCTCCGCGCCCGCCCAGTGCCACAACTTTAACATCAACATCGAGCAGTCTTGCGAGCACATTGCCAGACACAGAAC GACCATTAGAAGAGCTTCACCTCACGGTGAATACCGATATGCCAACAATCGTACGAGCGATGGCTCGACCCGATTCAGGGTTGGAAATTCGTGATCGTATGTGGCTTAAGATAATAATACCAAATGCATTCATCGGTGCGGATGTCGTGGATTGGCTTAATACTCACGTAGAAGGATTTATTGATCGACGCGATGCAAGAAAATACGCGTCTCTTATGCTGAAAGCCGGTTTCATTAGGCATACAGTCAATAAGATAACATTTTCTGAACAGTGTTACTATATATTTGGTGACCTGTGTTCAGCTATGAGTAGCATGAAGCTGGATTGCGACACAGTTGGGCCATTACCACCGCCCAATGCCTGGGACATGCCTTATTCAGGAACGTATGCACCTCATTCGGCGACTGGATATAGTCCAATGCCATTTAATTTCACTAGTGAACCAACTGTATACGGTTATCACCGAGAAGAAAGTGTCCATAGCGGTTCAG GCGGCAGTAGCGCAGGTAGTGAGCACATTTGCAAAGAACCTATCCATGATCTGAAGTCTTGTTCTTCAGCGTCTGAATCTGAATTGCATATTCCATCGGTACCAACTATGCCGAGTAAGAATTCTGGCAATGGGAATGGTTCGAACGGGAAGAGGTCTAACGGTAGTCGCAGTCGTTCCAGTGGTTCCGAACAGTCTGTGCAGACAGGAACTGGTTCAGGGAATCAACAAAACCAACAAGACTTATCTG
- the Dsh gene encoding segment polarity protein dishevelled isoform X1: MEETKIIYHIDDEETPYLVKLTISPERVTLADFKNVLNRPNYKYFFKSMDDDFGVVKEEIVDDDAHLPCFNGRVVSWLVSAEGSNVSDGASQCTDSVAHSEAKHDRVDHVTPGHTTRGPPPLSHDDTLTETESITSSRQGHHLHKSSRYHSDKYEKYNKYNGLRINGHSKHRSGHGYETASILSSDLETTTFLESDDDASSRITSTTGRHTNMSSTVDRATLDRRRPQRRRRHRLPPMSRTSSFSSITDSTMSLNIITVSLNMDTVNFLGISIVGQSNKGGDGGIYVGSIMKGGAVALDGRIEPGDMILQVNDINFENMSNDEAVKVLREVVQKPGPIKLVVAKCWDPNPKGYFTIPRTEPVRPIDPGAWVAHTAAIRGEGFPPRPPSATTLTSTSSSLASTLPDTERPLEELHLTVNTDMPTIVRAMARPDSGLEIRDRMWLKIIIPNAFIGADVVDWLNTHVEGFIDRRDARKYASLMLKAGFIRHTVNKITFSEQCYYIFGDLCSAMSSMKLDCDTVGPLPPPNAWDMPYSGTYAPHSATGYSPMPFNFTSEPTVYGYHREESVHSGSGGSSAGSEHICKEPIHDLKSCSSASESELHIPSVPTMPSKNSGNGNGSNGKRSNGSRSRSSGSEQSVQTGTGSGNQQNQQDLSGSRQSFRIAMGNPCEFFVDVM; the protein is encoded by the exons ATGGAAGAGACTAAGATTATATATCACATTGACGACGAAGAAACCCCTTACTTGGTGAAGCTGACCATCTCACCGGAAAGGGTCACTCTTGCCGACTTTAAAAATGTCTTGAATCGGCCGAATTATAAGTATTTCTTCAAATCAATGGACGATGATTTTGG AGTGGTGAAAGAAGAAATTGTAGACGATGACGCTCACCTTCCCTGTTTTAATGGACGGGTTGTCTCTTGG CTGGTATCTGCCGAAGGCAGTAATGTATCGGATGGTGCATCGCAGTGCACAGATTCAGTGGCACACAGTGAGGCGAAACATGATCGTGTTGATCATGTGACGCCTGGTCACACAACTCGTGGTCCACCACCGTTGTCACACGATGACACTTTAACTGAAACTGAAAGTATTACAAGTAGCAGACAGGGGCATCATTTGCACAAAAGTTCAAGATACCATTCAGATAAATacgaaaaatataataaatacaatG GACTTCGTATTAATGGTCATTCAAAGCACAGATCGGGCCACGGTTATGAGACTGCTTCTATTTTAAGTTCAGATTTAGAGACAACAACATTTTTAGAGTCGGACGATGATGCTAGTAGCCGTATAACATCAACTACAGGCAGACATACCAATATGAGTAGTACAGTTGACAGAGCAACTTTGG ATCGGCGTAGACCGCAAAGGAGAAGGCGCCATAGACTGCCACCCATGTCTAGAACATCATCGTTTAGCAGTATCACAGACAGCACAATGTCTTTAAACATAATAAcagtttcattgaatatggaTACTGTTAATTTCCTTGGAATTAGTATTGTTGGTCAAAGTAACAAAGGTGGAGATGGTGGGATCTATGTTGGTTCAATAATGAAAGG GGGAGCAGTTGCTTTAGATGGCCGAATAGAACCTGGTGACATGATTCTTCAAGTAAATGACATTAACTTTGAAAATATGTCTAATGACGAGGCAGTTAAAGTATTACGCGAAGTAGTTCAAAAACCAGG ACCAATCAAATTAGTTGTTGCGAAGTGCTGGGATCCTAATCCAAAAGGTTATTTCACAATACCACGTACAGAACCTGTGCGGCCTATAGATCCCGGTGCCTGGGTAGCGCATACAGCTGCTATAAGGGGCGAAGGTTTTCCTCCGCGCCCGCCCAGTGCCACAACTTTAACATCAACATCGAGCAGTCTTGCGAGCACATTGCCAGACACAGAAC GACCATTAGAAGAGCTTCACCTCACGGTGAATACCGATATGCCAACAATCGTACGAGCGATGGCTCGACCCGATTCAGGGTTGGAAATTCGTGATCGTATGTGGCTTAAGATAATAATACCAAATGCATTCATCGGTGCGGATGTCGTGGATTGGCTTAATACTCACGTAGAAGGATTTATTGATCGACGCGATGCAAGAAAATACGCGTCTCTTATGCTGAAAGCCGGTTTCATTAGGCATACAGTCAATAAGATAACATTTTCTGAACAGTGTTACTATATATTTGGTGACCTGTGTTCAGCTATGAGTAGCATGAAGCTGGATTGCGACACAGTTGGGCCATTACCACCGCCCAATGCCTGGGACATGCCTTATTCAGGAACGTATGCACCTCATTCGGCGACTGGATATAGTCCAATGCCATTTAATTTCACTAGTGAACCAACTGTATACGGTTATCACCGAGAAGAAAGTGTCCATAGCGGTTCAG GCGGCAGTAGCGCAGGTAGTGAGCACATTTGCAAAGAACCTATCCATGATCTGAAGTCTTGTTCTTCAGCGTCTGAATCTGAATTGCATATTCCATCGGTACCAACTATGCCGAGTAAGAATTCTGGCAATGGGAATGGTTCGAACGGGAAGAGGTCTAACGGTAGTCGCAGTCGTTCCAGTGGTTCCGAACAGTCTGTGCAGACAGGAACTGGTTCAGGGAATCAACAAAACCAACAAGACTTATCTGGTAGTAGACAGTCATTTCGCATTGCGATGGGAAATCCTTGTGAATTCTTTGTTGATGTTATGTAG
- the Dsh gene encoding segment polarity protein dishevelled isoform X2, whose protein sequence is MEETKIIYHIDDEETPYLVKLTISPERVTLADFKNVLNRPNYKYFFKSMDDDFGVVKEEIVDDDAHLPCFNGRVVSWLVSAEGSNVSDGASQCTDSVAHSEAKHDRVDHVTPGHTTRGPPPLSHDDTLTETESITSSRQGHHLHKSSRYHSDKYEKYNKYNGLRINGHSKHRSGHGYETASILSSDLETTTFLESDDDASSRITSTTGRHTNMSSTVDRATLDRRRPQRRRRHRLPPMSRTSSFSSITDSTMSLNIITVSLNMDTVNFLGISIVGQSNKGGDGGIYVGSIMKGGAVALDGRIEPGDMILQVNDINFENMSNDEAVKVLREVVQKPGPIKLVVAKCWDPNPKGYFTIPRTEPVRPIDPGAWVAHTAAIRGEGFPPRPPSATTLTSTSSSLASTLPDTERPLEELHLTVNTDMPTIVRAMARPDSGLEIRDRMWLKIIIPNAFIGADVVDWLNTHVEGFIDRRDARKYASLMLKAGFIRHTVNKITFSEQCYYIFGDLCSAMSSMKLDCDTVGPLPPPNAWDMPYSGTYAPHSATGYSPMPFNFTSEPTVYGYHREESVHSGSGGSSAGSEHICKEPIHDLKSCSSASESELHIPSVPTMPSKNSGNGNGSNGKRSNGSRSRSSGSEQSVQTGTGSGNQQNQQDLSDEEDILEYQFLHK, encoded by the exons ATGGAAGAGACTAAGATTATATATCACATTGACGACGAAGAAACCCCTTACTTGGTGAAGCTGACCATCTCACCGGAAAGGGTCACTCTTGCCGACTTTAAAAATGTCTTGAATCGGCCGAATTATAAGTATTTCTTCAAATCAATGGACGATGATTTTGG AGTGGTGAAAGAAGAAATTGTAGACGATGACGCTCACCTTCCCTGTTTTAATGGACGGGTTGTCTCTTGG CTGGTATCTGCCGAAGGCAGTAATGTATCGGATGGTGCATCGCAGTGCACAGATTCAGTGGCACACAGTGAGGCGAAACATGATCGTGTTGATCATGTGACGCCTGGTCACACAACTCGTGGTCCACCACCGTTGTCACACGATGACACTTTAACTGAAACTGAAAGTATTACAAGTAGCAGACAGGGGCATCATTTGCACAAAAGTTCAAGATACCATTCAGATAAATacgaaaaatataataaatacaatG GACTTCGTATTAATGGTCATTCAAAGCACAGATCGGGCCACGGTTATGAGACTGCTTCTATTTTAAGTTCAGATTTAGAGACAACAACATTTTTAGAGTCGGACGATGATGCTAGTAGCCGTATAACATCAACTACAGGCAGACATACCAATATGAGTAGTACAGTTGACAGAGCAACTTTGG ATCGGCGTAGACCGCAAAGGAGAAGGCGCCATAGACTGCCACCCATGTCTAGAACATCATCGTTTAGCAGTATCACAGACAGCACAATGTCTTTAAACATAATAAcagtttcattgaatatggaTACTGTTAATTTCCTTGGAATTAGTATTGTTGGTCAAAGTAACAAAGGTGGAGATGGTGGGATCTATGTTGGTTCAATAATGAAAGG GGGAGCAGTTGCTTTAGATGGCCGAATAGAACCTGGTGACATGATTCTTCAAGTAAATGACATTAACTTTGAAAATATGTCTAATGACGAGGCAGTTAAAGTATTACGCGAAGTAGTTCAAAAACCAGG ACCAATCAAATTAGTTGTTGCGAAGTGCTGGGATCCTAATCCAAAAGGTTATTTCACAATACCACGTACAGAACCTGTGCGGCCTATAGATCCCGGTGCCTGGGTAGCGCATACAGCTGCTATAAGGGGCGAAGGTTTTCCTCCGCGCCCGCCCAGTGCCACAACTTTAACATCAACATCGAGCAGTCTTGCGAGCACATTGCCAGACACAGAAC GACCATTAGAAGAGCTTCACCTCACGGTGAATACCGATATGCCAACAATCGTACGAGCGATGGCTCGACCCGATTCAGGGTTGGAAATTCGTGATCGTATGTGGCTTAAGATAATAATACCAAATGCATTCATCGGTGCGGATGTCGTGGATTGGCTTAATACTCACGTAGAAGGATTTATTGATCGACGCGATGCAAGAAAATACGCGTCTCTTATGCTGAAAGCCGGTTTCATTAGGCATACAGTCAATAAGATAACATTTTCTGAACAGTGTTACTATATATTTGGTGACCTGTGTTCAGCTATGAGTAGCATGAAGCTGGATTGCGACACAGTTGGGCCATTACCACCGCCCAATGCCTGGGACATGCCTTATTCAGGAACGTATGCACCTCATTCGGCGACTGGATATAGTCCAATGCCATTTAATTTCACTAGTGAACCAACTGTATACGGTTATCACCGAGAAGAAAGTGTCCATAGCGGTTCAG GCGGCAGTAGCGCAGGTAGTGAGCACATTTGCAAAGAACCTATCCATGATCTGAAGTCTTGTTCTTCAGCGTCTGAATCTGAATTGCATATTCCATCGGTACCAACTATGCCGAGTAAGAATTCTGGCAATGGGAATGGTTCGAACGGGAAGAGGTCTAACGGTAGTCGCAGTCGTTCCAGTGGTTCCGAACAGTCTGTGCAGACAGGAACTGGTTCAGGGAATCAACAAAACCAACAAGACTTATCTG